The window GAGTTCGACCTCGAGCGAGTCCATCGCGGACGAAGTGAGCCGATTCGATCCCGCCGAGGCCGTCGTCGGGCCGGACGCGCCGACGGAACTGTTCCCGGCCGAGTGCATGGTCACGCCGTACGACGAGCGGACGTTCGACCGCGAGCGCGCGGGCGAGAAGCTCGCGACGTACTTTCGGAACCCCGACGCCTTGCTGGCCAGCGACGCCGAGATTCGGGCCTGCGGGTCGCTGCTGTCCTACGCGGAGTACGTCCGCGGCGGCGCACACGAGGGCGAGCGCGGCGAGGAGGACGACGCCGAGGAGCGCGACCCGGCTAACGAACCGCAGGACGGCAACCCCCTCGAGTACATCACCCACCTCACGCGGTACGACCCCCGCGAGTACCTCCTGCTCGACGCCGTCGCGCTGCGCAGCCTCGAACTGTTCGAACCCCGGACCGTTCACGGGCGCGACGACGCGACGCTGGTCGGCGTCCTCGACGAGACCGCAAGCGCCCTGGGCGGGCGAAAGCTGCGCGACTGGCTCCGGCGGCCGCTGCTCGAGCCCGAGCGGATCGAGGCGCGGCTCGATGCGGTGGAAGAACTGACGAGCGCCGTCCAGACCCGCGAGCAACTCCACGAACTGCTGCGGGAGGTCTACGACTTAGAGCGGCTGATCGGCCGCATCTCCCGCGAGCGAGCGAACGCGCGGGACCTGCGCTCGCTGCGGGACACGCTGGCGGTCGTCCCCGACATCCGCGCGGAGATCGCCGACGCGGACTGCGAGCGGCTCCGGCGGCTCCACGAGAGCCTCGATCCGCTGGCCGACGTACGCGAACTGATCGACGACGCCGTCGTCGAAGATCCGCCGATCGAGATCACCGAGGGCGGGATCATCGCCGAAGGGTACGACGACGACCTCGACGAGCTACGGTCGACCGCCCGCGACGGCAAGCAGTGGATCGACAACTTGGAGGAACGCGAGCGCGAGCGCACCGGGATCGACTCGCTGAAGGTCGGCCACAACTCCGTCCACGGCTACTACATCGAGGTGACGAACCCGAACCTCGATGCGGTGCCCGACGACTACCAGCGCCGTCAGACCCTGAAGAACTCCGAGCGGTTCGTCACGCCCGAACTCAAGGAGCGCGAGGACGAGATCGTCGGCGCCCAGCAGCGCGCGGACGACCTCGAGTACGAACTCTTCCGAGAGGTCCGCCGCGGGGTCGCCGAGGAGGTCGAGCGCGTCCAGCACCTCGCCGACGCGCTCGCCACCCTCGACGCGCTGGTCTCGCTGGCGACGGCCGCGGCGCAGTACGACTACTGTCGGCCCGACATTCTCGAGCGCGGCGACGGAAGCGACGGCGGTGGTACCGGCGTCGACGGACGCGTCCTCGAGATCGAGGGCGGGCGCCACCCCGTCGTCGAGCGCACGCAGGAGTCGTTCGTCCCGAACGATGCGCACTTCACAGACGACCGCCGGCTGGCAGTCATCACGGGCCCGAACATGTCGGGCAAGTCGACCTACATGCGCCAGGTCGCCCAGATCGTCCTGCTCGCGCAGGTCGGCAGCTTCGTCCCAGCCAGATCGGCCCGATTGACGCCCGTCGACCGGATCTTCACCCGCGTCGGCGCCAGCGACGACATCGCCGGCGGCCGCTCGACGTTCATGGTTGAGATGGACGAACTCGCGACGATCCTGCGCGAGGCCGACGAAAACTCGCTCGTACTGCTGGACGAAGTCGGCCGGGGCACCTCGACCGCCGACGGGATGGCCATCGCACAGGCGATCACCGAACACCTCCACGACGCTGTCGGCGCGACGACGCTCTTTGCGACCCACCACCACCCGCTGACCGAACTCGCCGACGACCTCGAGGGCGCGTTCACGCTCCACTTCGAAGTCGACCAGGAAGACGGCGAGGTCGTCTTCTACCACGAGATCGCACCCGGTGCAGCGACCGGCTCCTACGGCGTCGAGGTCGCGACCGCGGCTGGCGTCCCCGAGGATGTGGTCGAGCGCTCGCGGGAACTGGTCGCCGAAGCGGCTGACGAGGACACGCTCGAGGGGGCGGACGGGACGGCCGACTCGAGTCCGGATGCGCCGATCGAGGCCGGCGACGAAACCGACGCCGCGCCGGCGACCGCCGACGGCGGCGACGTGCCGACCGACGTCGCTGCCGAACTCCGCGGGCTCGACCTCGCTCACCTCACGCCCGTCGAAGCGCTGACGGAACTCGATCGGCTGAAGCGACTGCTCGAGGAGTGAGTCTCACGGCAGAGTGCGATAGCTTCCACGATCCGCCGGTTTCCGGTGATCGCCGTCCCGAAGTGGCGTCCGTTCCGCTCTACTGCTCCGGTCGTAGCCCGGCGACCACCCCGTAGAATCCGATGATGACGCCTCCTGCCATCCACGTCGTCATATTACCTATAAGGTCCCACTCGGAGAGGAAATACGTGTCTGATACCGAATGGAACCCTCCAAACAGCACTAGTGTAATTCCGACAAGCTCGACGAGTATCGCTTTTTGTGTATTCATCTCTGGAACTAATTCAGTAGGTGTTGGTTATCGATCTTCGTACCACGAACCACAGGGGCCGCTCGCAGTTATTTTGTCAGCGATTTTCGGTAGACGAGTAGGTCGAAGGGCTCGTCGAACGCCTCGATCCGTTCTCGGCACCGTTCGTCGAAGCCGTTCGACTCGTAGAGCCCGCGGGCCGCCGTCTGCCTCGCCATCGTATCGAGGACGATCGTCGTATATCCCCGGTCTCGAGCGCGCGCTTCGAGTTCGTCGTAGATTCGCTGTCCGTAGCCCCGCCGTTGCCGCGCCGGCTCGACCCGCATTCGCGTCAGGATGACCGCCGAGTCCGGGAGGGCCGCAAGGAACTGCCGAATGTAGTGATCGTCCGGCACCGGGCGAAACGCGCCCATCGCGACGATCCGATCGTCGACCGTTCCGACGAGGAACTCGCCGCCGCGTTCGAGGTACGTCTCGGTAACGGACTCGAGGTCGTCGTCCGCCGGTTCGTCGGCGTAGGCGCCGACGTCCCGCATGGCGACTTCGTGGAGTTCGTGGATGCGAGGGCCGTCGCCCGGCCGAAACCGGCGGACGGATAACTCGTCGGTCATCGTCGGAGACGAGTTCCACGTCTCGACGCTGCACGAAAATAGTGTCGGTCAGTCATCACGAGGGCGTCGAGCGGCGCCGGGTGGGCACTGACCCGCGACGGGTTCCGTCCTGCTGTGCGGACCGTTAGACGTGCTTCTCGATGAGCGCCGCTAATTCGTCGCGGACCGTTTTTCGATTAGTCGAGCGGATCGTCGTGCGTGTTTTGCGTTCGTCCATGTCGGCCATCTCGCTGAGGAGGCCGCCCCGGCGGTCGATTTCGACGAACAACTCGAGTTCGTCGGGGCCGGGCTGGGCGACGAGTTCGACTTCGTCGAGGTCGCCGCGGAACCGCCCGTCGATCGCGTCGAACTCGAACTCCTGAATGAACCGTCGGCCGACGGCGTACCGGCCGTACGGATCGGCCTCGCACTCCGCCGTTCGCAGCGAAAACCCGAGGTCGTCCATCGCGTCGAAGACGGTCTGCAGGCGCGGCGTCGGCCGAACCTCGAGATAGTCCTTGTCTTCGGGATCGACGGCGAGGTCGATGTCGAGTTCGGTTTCGACCCAGACGTCGATGCCGCCGACCGTGACCGGTGTCTCGTAGGGAATATCGATCGATACCGATCGGGTCTCCTCCTGGTCGGGTTCGATCGTGAGTCCGTCCGTCAGCGTGAACCGGTCGATGTCGACCTCCCGGTACCCGTCGTCGGTCAGGTACCGCGTCTCGAGTTCGAAGCGGATCGTCCCGATCTCCTGTTGCGCGTTCCCGCCGGCGATGTGGACGTCCGCATCGATCGTTTCGCCCGGCCGGACGGTCTCGGACGGGAGGACTGTATCTACGGTCGCGTTACCGATACCGATGCTCGCGAGGACCTTCTTCATGGCTCCAGTCGTACATTTATGAGATAGATTATAAATTTAGTAATATTGATCCGAATTGAACCGGCAGACGCGACGTGCCGACGAGGTCGACTCTCATCGCTCATCGCCCGGAACCGAGTCCGCGACGAGCGGACGGCCGCCGACCGGGACCGCTGTAGTCACTGTAAGGTTATTTTGTATCGCCGTCGAACAGTCGCGTACGACGATTTCGGTCGGTGAACGGCCGATGTATCGGATCCGACGAGTCGCCGTCAACGCACCAAATCACCGCACGGAGGGATACGCATGGCAGATCTCACGCTCACGAGCCCCGAATTCGACGACGGCGAACGGATTCCAGACCGCTACGGTTACGACGCGGATAACGTCAATCCGCCGCTCGAGATCGAGGACGTGCCGGACGACGCCGAGTCGCTGGCGCTCGTCATCGACGACCCCGACGCGGTCGAGCCGGCGGGCAAGGTCTGGGATCACTGGATCGTCTGGAATATTTCGCCAGACCGGACGACGATCCCCGAGGACTGGGATCCCAGCGTGGACGGCGCCGCGGAAGGGACCAACGACTACGGCGAGACCGGCTACGGCGGGCCGAAGCCGCCGGACCGGGAGCACACCTACCGGTTCAAGCTGTACGCCCTCGAGTCGTCGCCGGCGCTCGATTCGGACGCCGGCGCCGACGATCTCGAATCCGCTATCGAGGACGACCTCGTCACGGAGGCGCGCCTCGAGGGGACGTATCCGGCCTAAAGAGCCCTCGGCTCGAGGCGTCGGATTGCTTCGTTTTAGGCGGGAAACAGAGCGGTTGAATCCTGAACTCGAGGGGGACTGAAACGAAAGATCCCGTGCCGTATCGTGGCAACGGGGAGCTGCCACGTCCTCCCCAACCGATTCGCTCGTTGTACTCGTTCATCCCTCGCACAATGGGATCGGCTGTCCTCGCTGTCGCTCGGCCAGCCGTCAGCGCGCGCCACCGCACGATGGATTGGTCGGCGGTTCGACGTCGATTGAGCGGAGTCACTCCGCCGGCGGCTCGAGCGAGACGAACTCGAGGCCGTGTTCGACCAGCAGTCGGTCGGCCCGATCCGTCACCGACGGCGCGACCAGAATTCCGCGAACGGTCGCGTCGGCGTGCAGATCGCGCTCGAGGGCGTCGACGTACCGGCGAAGCTGGCTCACCGCGTCCGGTCCGACGCGGCGTCGCTTTAGTTCGACGACGACCGTCCGCTCCGCCGAGTCCTTGCCGTAGATGTCCACGGCGCCCGCGGGCGTCTCGCGCTCGGTCGCCAGCGGCGTGAAGCCGGGCTCGAGCAGGTCCGGTTCCGTCAGGATGCGCTCGCGGAGGTCTTCCTCGGTGCCGACGAGCGCGAGGTCGTTCTCGTCGGTGCCGGAGAACGCCGACACCTGCAGGACGGTCCCGAAGCTGACCCGCAGGCGCTCGTCGGGCGTCGAGCGCACGCTCTCTATGACGAGCCGGTCGTCCGCCTCGTCGCGGTACACGTCGTGCTCGCAGCCAGGCGGCTGCCAGTTGACCGGCTGCTGGCCCTCGTCGGTGTGGACCAGCGCCGCGCCGTCGGGTTTGAGCATGACGTGTCGATCGCCCGCCTCGAGCCGACTCGAGGCGCGACCCTCGTAATCGACGGTACAGCGGCCGAAGACCGTCACGAGGGCGCCGCGTGCGATGCCGTCGGCGATCGCTTCGCGCGCCGCCGCGAGGGCGGGTCGCTCGAGCGTTTCGACGCGGGTACCGTCACCGTCCGGGAATTCGCTCACCGGATCCAGCTAACGGGGGCGCGGATAAAAGTGGCGCGACGACGCCCGACGGCGGCGCCCGACTCGAGCACACTTGTCCGGATAACAAGGCTTATTCCCCGTCCCGCCCGCGTTCCAAAAACACGATGTCGAATCTGCCCTCGCGCCGTCGCTTTCTCGCGCTCACCGGCACCGGAACGACGGCGGCCCTCGCCGGCTGTTCACAGCTCGAATCGCTGACCCAATCGGACGACGGGACCAACGGCGAGGCAGGCGGTGCGGTCACCGTCGCCGTCTCACCGCCGCAGGAGGAATTGGAGAGTCTCAACCAACAGCTCCAGAGCGGCGAACTCAACCGCACGGAGGCGCTCGACGAACAACAGGCGCTAAACGAAGACGCCACCGCCGCCTTCGAAGACGCCGCAAGCGACCGCGGGATTTCGGTCGAGGACTCCGCAGCCGAGTTCGGTCTCCTTCAGGTCTCCGGCGACGACAGCGCGATCATGGATGCTCTCCGCAACGGCGATATTCAGGGTATCTATCCCGGCGACCAGTACGACGCCTTCGTCCAACAGGAACAGCAACGGGCCCAGCAACAGCGGATGATCGCGGAACAACAGCAACAACAGCAGGACCAGCAGGACCAGCAGACGGACGAAACGAACGACTCCGACGACGACTCCACCGACGACACGTCGGACGCCGACAACACGTCGGAGTCGGGCAACGAGTCCACCGAATAACTCGCGGTCCTTCTCGTCCGTCGATTCTCGCGGTCGTTACCGCTCGACGCTGAACGGACTCTCCCGTTCGGTCCAGTTCCAGCCCGGCAGTCGCTCCTGAAACCCCGCTGCGAGCGCCGCCTCGAGGTCGTCGACGCCGGCGTTCTCGTCCTCGTGACCGTGAACCTGGAGATCCGCGTAGTGGAAGGTCGCCTCGCCGAGCGTCCGCAGCGGTTGGGGCCCGGCGATGGTCGCGGCTAGTTCGCGACCGAGGAGTTCGTCCACGACGAAGCCCGGGTAGTCCCCCTCGACGTCGAGATCTCGCAGGATCGAGACCATCGCAGCGACGTTGACGGCAAGATCGCCGTCGGCGAAGACGGCGTCGACCTCAGCCCGGTACTGGTCCTCGGTGACGCGATCGACGTCCGTCTCGAAAATCTCGCCGAGGTCGTCTCGGACGTCGTTGATGATCGGCACGACGCGGTCGGCGCGGTCGCGAACCCACTCCCGTTCGGCGGCGACGCGGTCCGGTGTCAGACGCATACGGGCCGTCCGTGGTCGACCGCCCTATCGTTTGCGAAGGCTTTTATACCACGCAAAGAATAGCCTCGAGTAAGCGGGTTCTCCCTGGAATCTTCCCGCACGGACCAGGATAACCGCCCTGGGAGCGTGTTCGTCACGGCACGGGATGACATGATACGGAAACGGAGACGGCCGACGGCGTCCTGCGCGGGACGCAGTTCGGCTGGACGATCGGCACAGATACCGATCGAGAGCCGCCACGTCTCGACACCTTCCGTTCGGTTGCGGTCTCGAGTTTCGTTTCCGGTTCCGTTCTCGGTTCCCGTTTCCCTCGGTTCTCGAAGCCGGCCGGGCGCGATCGCTCCCGGGCGACGAGTTCACGCAAGCCAATTCGGCGACATATGAGCACTGTAGAGCAGCAACTCGACGATTTGCAAGCAGAGATCACGAGCGAGTTACCGAGCGATATCTCGGTCTCCTCGGTGAAATACGAAGGCCCCGAACTGGTGGTCTACACGCGCGATCCGAAGAAGTTCGCCCAGCAGGGTGACCTCATTCGGCAGCTCGCGAGCAAACTGCGCAAGCGGATCACCGTTCGCCCGGACCCGAGCGTCCTCTCCCAACCCGAGGAGGCTCGCGAGGAGATCATGAACGTGATCCCCGAGGAGGCCGGCGTCACGGATCTCGATTTCCACGCCGACACCGGCGAGGTCGTCATCGAGGCCGAAAAGCCGGGCATGGTCATCGGCCGCCACGGCTCGACGCTCCGCGAGATAACGAAGAACGTCGGCTGGACGCCCGAAGTCGTCCGCACGCCGCCCATCGAGTCCTCGACGGTCTCGAACGTCCGCAGCTTCCTCAAGCAGGAGCGCGACGATCGCCGCGACATTCTCGAGAAGGTTGGCCGCCAGATCCACCGCGAGGAGATGTCCGACGACGAGTACGTCCGCATCTCCACGCTGGGCTGCTGTCGCGAAGTCGGTCGGGCTTCCTTCATCCTCTCGACGCCCGAGACGCGCATCCTCATCGACTGCGGTGACAAACCCGGCGCCGAGGGCGAGGTGCCGTACCTCCACGCGCCCGAGGCGTTCGGCGCGGGCCCCGAAACCATCGACGCGGTCGTGCTCACGCACGCCCACCTCGACCACTCCGCCTTTATCCCGCTGCTGTTCAAGTACGGCTACGACGGCCCGATCTACTGTACCGAGCCCACGCGGGATCTGATGGGGCTGCTGACGCTCGACTACCTCGACGTCGCCGCCAAGGAAGGTCGCACGCCGCCGTACGACTCCGAGCAGGTCCGCGAGGCCATCAAACACACTATCCCGCTCGAGTACGGCGACGTCACCGACATCGCGCCGGACGTCAAGCTGACGCTGCACAACGCCGGTCACATTCTGGGCTCGGCCGTCTCGCACTTCCACATCGGCGACGGCCTCTACAACGTCTGTTTCTCCGGCGACATCCACTACGAGGACACCCGCCTGTTCAAC is drawn from Halopiger aswanensis and contains these coding sequences:
- a CDS encoding beta-CASP ribonuclease aCPSF1, which translates into the protein MSTVEQQLDDLQAEITSELPSDISVSSVKYEGPELVVYTRDPKKFAQQGDLIRQLASKLRKRITVRPDPSVLSQPEEAREEIMNVIPEEAGVTDLDFHADTGEVVIEAEKPGMVIGRHGSTLREITKNVGWTPEVVRTPPIESSTVSNVRSFLKQERDDRRDILEKVGRQIHREEMSDDEYVRISTLGCCREVGRASFILSTPETRILIDCGDKPGAEGEVPYLHAPEAFGAGPETIDAVVLTHAHLDHSAFIPLLFKYGYDGPIYCTEPTRDLMGLLTLDYLDVAAKEGRTPPYDSEQVREAIKHTIPLEYGDVTDIAPDVKLTLHNAGHILGSAVSHFHIGDGLYNVCFSGDIHYEDTRLFNGAVNDFPRVETLVLESTYGGRNDYQTDQEDSEKKLKEVINETYDRGGKVLIPAFAVGRSQEIMLVLEEAMRNGDIPSMPVHLDGMIWEATAIHTTYPEYLRDDLRDRIFHDDENPFLADEFNHIDGGEEERQDVADGEPCIILSTSGMVTGGPIMSWLSHIGPDPDSTLTFVGYQAQGTLGRRIQNGWDEIPTSEVGAMGGDNGRGTLSLNLNVETVDGFSGHADRAGLENFVKTMNPRPEKVLCVHGDERSTQDLSSALYHNYDMRTFAPKNLETFRFL
- the nucS gene encoding endonuclease NucS translates to MSEFPDGDGTRVETLERPALAAAREAIADGIARGALVTVFGRCTVDYEGRASSRLEAGDRHVMLKPDGAALVHTDEGQQPVNWQPPGCEHDVYRDEADDRLVIESVRSTPDERLRVSFGTVLQVSAFSGTDENDLALVGTEEDLRERILTEPDLLEPGFTPLATERETPAGAVDIYGKDSAERTVVVELKRRRVGPDAVSQLRRYVDALERDLHADATVRGILVAPSVTDRADRLLVEHGLEFVSLEPPAE
- a CDS encoding GNAT family N-acetyltransferase; the protein is MTDELSVRRFRPGDGPRIHELHEVAMRDVGAYADEPADDDLESVTETYLERGGEFLVGTVDDRIVAMGAFRPVPDDHYIRQFLAALPDSAVILTRMRVEPARQRRGYGQRIYDELEARARDRGYTTIVLDTMARQTAARGLYESNGFDERCRERIEAFDEPFDLLVYRKSLTK
- a CDS encoding YbhB/YbcL family Raf kinase inhibitor-like protein, with protein sequence MADLTLTSPEFDDGERIPDRYGYDADNVNPPLEIEDVPDDAESLALVIDDPDAVEPAGKVWDHWIVWNISPDRTTIPEDWDPSVDGAAEGTNDYGETGYGGPKPPDREHTYRFKLYALESSPALDSDAGADDLESAIEDDLVTEARLEGTYPA
- a CDS encoding sporulation protein; amino-acid sequence: MKKVLASIGIGNATVDTVLPSETVRPGETIDADVHIAGGNAQQEIGTIRFELETRYLTDDGYREVDIDRFTLTDGLTIEPDQEETRSVSIDIPYETPVTVGGIDVWVETELDIDLAVDPEDKDYLEVRPTPRLQTVFDAMDDLGFSLRTAECEADPYGRYAVGRRFIQEFEFDAIDGRFRGDLDEVELVAQPGPDELELFVEIDRRGGLLSEMADMDERKTRTTIRSTNRKTVRDELAALIEKHV
- the mutS gene encoding DNA mismatch repair protein MutS, which gives rise to MDPALGPPEEMAEKRDELTPMMRQYHDLCERYDDAIVLFQVGDFYETFCGAAERTARVLEVALTSREDSTGEYPMAGIPIDNAESYIEELLEAGYRVAVADQVEEPGETSGVVERAVTRVITPGTLTEDELLASDDNNFVAAVARGPDNGDSGPDAELALALLDVSTGDFLATSSTSSESIADEVSRFDPAEAVVGPDAPTELFPAECMVTPYDERTFDRERAGEKLATYFRNPDALLASDAEIRACGSLLSYAEYVRGGAHEGERGEEDDAEERDPANEPQDGNPLEYITHLTRYDPREYLLLDAVALRSLELFEPRTVHGRDDATLVGVLDETASALGGRKLRDWLRRPLLEPERIEARLDAVEELTSAVQTREQLHELLREVYDLERLIGRISRERANARDLRSLRDTLAVVPDIRAEIADADCERLRRLHESLDPLADVRELIDDAVVEDPPIEITEGGIIAEGYDDDLDELRSTARDGKQWIDNLEERERERTGIDSLKVGHNSVHGYYIEVTNPNLDAVPDDYQRRQTLKNSERFVTPELKEREDEIVGAQQRADDLEYELFREVRRGVAEEVERVQHLADALATLDALVSLATAAAQYDYCRPDILERGDGSDGGGTGVDGRVLEIEGGRHPVVERTQESFVPNDAHFTDDRRLAVITGPNMSGKSTYMRQVAQIVLLAQVGSFVPARSARLTPVDRIFTRVGASDDIAGGRSTFMVEMDELATILREADENSLVLLDEVGRGTSTADGMAIAQAITEHLHDAVGATTLFATHHHPLTELADDLEGAFTLHFEVDQEDGEVVFYHEIAPGAATGSYGVEVATAAGVPEDVVERSRELVAEAADEDTLEGADGTADSSPDAPIEAGDETDAAPATADGGDVPTDVAAELRGLDLAHLTPVEALTELDRLKRLLEE